A genomic segment from Lignipirellula cremea encodes:
- a CDS encoding type 1 glutamine amidotransferase: MHSKLRFLLLQVRNDDDPMIAHEIRCFAKALGCRTDQIATHDLISGPPTDRLLDACDMVVLGGSGDYSVASGGPWLPRALDGVRRLVDQAKPTFASCWGFQALAQALGGQVVTDLSRAELGTIEITLTQAGLSDPIFGAAGSRFLAPAGHQDRVAVLPPQAELLASSAKVDHQAFRLPGKPIYCTQFHPELGRADLLVRVGAYPTYIQKISGMSREEFEAACQETPACEKLLARFLAHFFGE, translated from the coding sequence ATGCATAGCAAACTGCGATTCCTGCTGCTCCAGGTGCGCAACGACGACGACCCGATGATCGCGCACGAGATCCGCTGCTTTGCCAAGGCGCTGGGCTGCCGCACTGATCAGATCGCCACCCATGACCTGATCAGCGGCCCCCCGACGGACCGCCTGCTCGACGCCTGCGATATGGTGGTGCTGGGCGGCAGCGGTGATTATTCGGTCGCCTCCGGCGGACCGTGGCTGCCGCGAGCGCTCGACGGCGTACGTCGGCTGGTCGACCAGGCGAAGCCGACCTTCGCCAGTTGCTGGGGATTTCAAGCGTTGGCCCAGGCGCTGGGCGGGCAGGTGGTGACCGATCTGTCGCGCGCCGAACTCGGTACGATTGAGATCACCCTGACGCAGGCGGGTCTGTCCGATCCGATTTTTGGCGCCGCGGGCAGTCGCTTTCTGGCTCCGGCCGGCCACCAGGACCGGGTGGCGGTGCTGCCGCCCCAGGCAGAGTTGCTAGCGTCGTCGGCGAAAGTCGACCACCAGGCGTTCCGTCTGCCGGGCAAACCGATCTACTGCACCCAGTTTCATCCCGAGCTGGGCCGGGCCGACCTGCTGGTACGGGTCGGCGCGTATCCGACGTACATCCAGAAAATCTCCGGCATGTCGCGGGAGGAATTCGAAGCCGCCTGCCAGGAAACGCCAGCGTGCGAAAAGTTGCTGGCGCGGTTCCTGGCTCATTTTTTTGGCGAATAG